One part of the Ziziphus jujuba cultivar Dongzao chromosome 2, ASM3175591v1 genome encodes these proteins:
- the LOC107418848 gene encoding uncharacterized protein LOC107418848 has translation MSIEPFNRLVKLTARAFYDDITTKGDNQPKTSRSDNRGIAVVVLDALTRRQWVREEDLAKDLKLHSKQLRRTLRFFEEEKLVTRDHRRETAKGAKIFSAAVAATADGHHTKEGEEKIKLHTHSYCCLDYAQIYDVVRYRLHRMKKKLKDELEDKNTVQEYICPNCGKRYTALDALRLISMEDEYFHCESCNGELVAESDKLAAQEGGDGDDNARRRRREKLKDMLQKMEVQLKPLMDQLNRVKDLPVPEFGSLQAWEARASAAARSNGDSNGNDPSKSSQGLGYGGTPMPFLGDTKVEVAFSGAEGNGENIKSETENTSLKVLPPWMIKQGMNLTQEQRGEVKQEAKMDGSSAAVEFSDDKKSTIESDDQKNIQDEYVKAYYAALLKKQQELEEAAKKQEELSNPNISNGLSGMSSGRQVGMKSKRDEDEGDDDVDWEEAPVAGNSNEHYKVDLNVEADAEADAVAEDDDDVDWEEG, from the exons ATGAGTATTGAACCCTTCAATAG ATTGGTGAAGCTTACGGCGAGAGCGTTTTACGACGATATAACTACGAAAGGGGATAATCAACCGAAGACAAGCCGGAGCGACAATAGGGGAATCGCAGTTGTGGTGCTCGATGCGCTTACgag ACGACAATGGGTTAGAGAAGAAGATTTGGCGAAGGACTTGAAGCTGCACTCTAAGCAACTTCGTAGAACTTTGAgattttttgaagaagaaaaactgGTCACCCGAGATCATAGGAGAGAG ACAGCAAAGGGTGCAAAAATATTTAGTGCTGCAGTAGCTGCGACAGCTGATGGCCATCATACaaaggaaggagaagagaaaattAAGCTGCATACTCACTCTTACTGTTGCCTAGATTATGCACAG ATTTATGATGTGGTAAGGTACAGACTGCATCGCATGAAGAAAAAGCTGAAAGAtgaattggaggacaagaacaCAGTTCAGGAATATATATGCCCCAACTGTGGGAAAAG GTACACTGCTTTGGATGCACTGCGGTTAATTTCTATGGAGGATGAATATTTCCATTGTGAAAGTTGTAATGGAGAACTTGTTGCTGAGAGTGACAAGCTTGCTGCTCAAGAAGgaggagatggagatgataaTGCAAGGAGGCGGAGGcgtgaaaaattaaaagacatGCTTCAAAAGATGGAG GTACAACTTAAGCCTTTAATGGACCAGCTCAATAGAGTAAAAGACTTACCTGTTCCTGAATTTGGGAGTCTCCAAGCATGGGAAGCACGGGCAAGTGCTGCTGCACGTTCAAATGGTGATTCAAATGGCAATGATCCCTCCAAATCTTCTCAAGGGCTAGGGTATGGTGGAACACCAATGCCTTTTCTTGGAGATACTAAG GTTGAAGTTGCTTTTTCTGGGGCTGAAGGAAATGGAGAGAATATCAAATCTGAAACTGAAAATACAAGTTTGAAAGTTCTGCCACCTTGGATGATTAAGCAAGGGATGAATCTTACTCAGGAACAGCGTGGTGAGGTCAAGCAGGAGGCAAAGATGGATGGAAGTTCAGCAGCGGTGGAGTTTTCAGATGATAAAAAGTCCACTATTGAAAGTGATGATCAGAAGAATATACAA GATGAGTATGTAAAAGCTTATTATGCGGCTCTGCTTAAAAAACAGCAAGAATTGGAAGAAGCTGCTAAGAAACAAGAAGAATTGTCAAACCCAAACATATCCAATGGTCTCTCTGGCATGTCTTCTGGTCGTCAGGTAGGCATGAAGTCAAAACGTGATGAGGATGAAGGAGATGATGATGTTGATTGGGAAGAGGCACCAGTTGCAG